A single window of Granulicella cerasi DNA harbors:
- the rpmH gene encoding 50S ribosomal protein L34, with product MPKRTFQPNRRRRSKVHGFLTRMKTAAGAKVLSRRRAKGRHKIAVSAGYRD from the coding sequence ATGCCTAAGCGCACTTTTCAGCCGAACCGCCGCCGTCGTAGCAAGGTCCACGGATTTCTTACCCGCATGAAGACCGCAGCTGGTGCAAAGGTTCTCTCGCGCCGTCGCGCGAAGGGCCGTCACAAGATCGCTGTTTCGGCCGGCTACCGCGACTAG
- the rnpA gene encoding ribonuclease P protein component yields the protein MLQHRLRKHADYQRAYAAAGRKQFGKLLAYFAAPRAAETRSETPGPRVGITVPKALGGAVDRNRIKRRLRECVRLHIDKLEGLPVDVILHPKRTVKDCDYAALDREVAITFRAAAAKLGGSKPGTSATFNG from the coding sequence TTGCTTCAGCACCGCCTTCGCAAACACGCCGACTACCAGCGCGCCTATGCCGCTGCCGGACGCAAGCAGTTCGGCAAACTGCTGGCGTACTTCGCTGCGCCTCGCGCGGCGGAGACGCGTTCCGAGACGCCGGGGCCGCGCGTTGGCATCACGGTGCCCAAGGCGCTTGGCGGTGCGGTCGATCGCAACCGCATCAAGCGGCGTCTGCGCGAGTGCGTGCGGTTGCACATCGACAAGCTCGAAGGCCTGCCGGTGGATGTGATTCTGCATCCGAAGCGCACCGTCAAGGACTGCGACTACGCTGCACTGGACCGCGAGGTGGCGATCACCTTCCGCGCCGCAGCAGCGAAGCTCGGCGGCAGCAAGCCCGGTACCTCCGCGACCTTCAACGGCTGA